ATCCCCCACGGCGATCAGGTCGGGGTTCCCGACCCGGAACGGCAGCAGGATGCGGGACCGGCGCCCGAAGGAGTGGAAGCCGGTTGCCGCGAGGCGGCTGAACGCAGCGTCCCTGATGCGTTGCAGACCGAGGAGCAGATCGAGTGCGTTCATGGCGTCTCCGCATGGTCCGTATTCGCGATTCCCACGGTAGCGCCCGAATCGTGCCCCGCAAGCGGGGGACACCGAAGCTTAATGTCGCCGTAACACGTGCGTCGCTGTACGCCCCCGCCTCAGCCGACGAGAGGCTGCACGGGGGTTTCCACGGGCCGCTGCCGCACGAGCCCGCGCCGCGCGGCGAGGCGATCGACCCAGAGCAGGTAGCCCGCGGTGAACACCGCCTGCAGCAGCGGAGTCAGGGGCGTGCTGCCCTCGGAGCTCATCTGCGTGGTGCCGAGCAGACCGGTGGTGAGCAGTCCGAGCGAGAGCACGTTGTTGATCACGTGCAGCGCGATCGCGGCCTCGAGGCCGCCCGTGCGCCAGGTCACGATCGCGAACCCTGCCCCCATGACCGCGACCGAGAGCATCCCCCACAGCTCGTATTGCACGTGCCCGGCGGTGAAGATCACCGTCGAGACGACGATCGCGACCCACACGGGGCGCACCCAGGCGCCGATCGCCTGCATCGCGAGCCCGCGGAAGATGTACTCCTCGGCCGCCGACTGCAGGGGGGCGAGCAGCACGACGAGGATGAGCAGCACGACCAGCCGGCCCGCCTCGACCGGGACGGGGGCGGGCAGCGGCTGCCCGAAGAGCGCGGGCACGAACGACACCCCGATGCTCACGAGCGTCACGACGAGCGCCGGCACCACGCAGGCGAGCATCCACCGCCACCGCACGCGGAAGGCGACCGAGTGCCGCATCCCGAGCGGACGCAGGCCGACGCACAGCAGGGAGAGCGGGACGAGCGGCAGCAGCACGGCGAGATTGGCCAGCAGGAACAGCAGGCTCAGCGGGTTCGAGACATCCGTGAGGTGCGCCGTCAACGCGGCAGGCGAGCGCAGGATCTCGAGATCGACGTCGCCCGAGATGAGCGCCGCCGCCATCCACAGCACGGCGAGCACGACCGAGGCGACGCCGGTGAAGACGACGAGCAGCCCCGCCGCGGCGAGCGGACGCCACCACGCGTATCCCGCGCTCGTGCGGAACAGGCGGTGATAGGGGGTCGCGGCCGGAAGCCCCGTGCTCATCAGGCGCCGCGCAGCCGCTCGGCGAGGTAGCCGTGCAGGCGGTCGAGCGAGACACGCTCCTGCGCCATGCTGTCGCGCTCGCGCACCGTGACCGCCTGGTCGTCGAGGGTGTCGAAGTCGACGGTCACCGCGAACGGGGTGCCGATCTCGTCCTGACGGCGGTAGCGGCGGCCGATGGCGCCCGCATCGTCGAACTCGATCATCCAGTCCTCGCGGAGCTCGTCGGCGAGCCTCCGGGCGACCGGCGACAGCTGCTCGTTGCGCGACAGCGGCAGCACCGCGGCCTTCACGGGCGCGAGCCGACGGTCGAGACGCAGCACGGTGCGCACATCCGTACCGCCCTTCGCGTTCGGCGCCTCGTCCTCGTGGTACGCGTCGATGAGGAACGCCATGAGCGCGCGCGTGAGCCCGAACGCCGGCTCGATGACGTAGGGCACCCAGCGCTCGCCCGTGGTCTGGTCGAAGTACGACAGATCCTTGCCGGAGTGCTCGGAGTGGGTCTTCAGGTCGAAGTCGGTGCGGTTGGCGATGCCCATGAGCTCGCCCCACTCGCCGCTCGCGAAGCCGAAGCGGTACTCCACGTCAACGGTGCGCTTCGAGTAGTGGCTGAGCTTCTCCTTCGGGTGCTCGTAGAGCCGCAGGCTGTCCTCGCGGATGCCGAGATCGCGGTACCAGCCGTAGGAGGCGTCGATCCAGTACTGGTGCCACTCCTCGTCGGTGCCGGGCTGCACGAAGAACTCCATCTCCATCTGCTCGAACTCGCGCGTGCGGAAGATGAAATTGCCGGGGGTGATCTCGTTGCGGAAGCTCTTGCCGATCTGGGCGATGCCGAACGGGGGCTTCATGCGGGCGCTCGAGAGCACGTTCGCGAAGTTCACGAAGATACCCTGCGCGGTCTCGGGGCGCAGGTAGTGCAGGCCCTCCTCGTCGTCGACGGGGCCGAGATAGGTCTTGAGGAGCCCCGAGAAGGCGCGCGGCTCCGTCCACTGGCCGCGGGTGCCGCAGTTGTCGCAGACGATGTCGGCGAGACCGTTCTCGGGCGCGCGACCCTTCTTCTCCTCGTACGACTCGAGCAGGTGGTCCTCGCGGTAGCGCTTGTGGCAGTTGAGGCACTCGATGAGCGGGTCGGAGAACACCTCCACGTGGCCCGACGCCTCCCACACCTGCCGGGGCAGGATCACCGAGGAGTCGATGCCGACGATGTCGTCCCGCCGCTGCACCATGAACTTCCACCACTCGCGCTTGATGTTCTCCTTGAGCGCGGTGCCGAGGGGGCCGTAGTCCCAGGCGGAGCGGGAGCCGCCGTAGATCTCACCCGCCTGGTAGACGAAACCCCGACGCTTGGCGAGGGAGATGATCGAATCGAGCGGGTTGGGCGTTGCCACAGAGGACTCCAGAGGTTCGGCCGCGCCGGCTTGCGCGGTCAGTGGGGTGCGGAGTTCTCAGCCTACCGAGCGCCCGGGCATCGAGGATTCCGCTCCTAGAAGGTGTACATGATCTGCGGGAAGCCGTCGGCATCGCACTGCAGGTCCTGCTTCGCCGGGAAGATCGTGAGCTTCGCCGGGAAATGCGTGATCGTGACGTCGTCCTCGGGGTAGAAGACCAGGTCGCCGGTGAGGCTGACCGGATCGCCCTCGGCATCCGCCTGGATCTGGAAGGTGCTCACCTCGCTCGCGCTCCCGCCGGGCCCCAGATATCCGGGAGGCGCGACCCCCTGACCGCCGACGGTGGTGCCCCACTCGAGGTTCGCCCTCCACTCCTGCTTCTGG
The Protaetiibacter larvae DNA segment above includes these coding regions:
- a CDS encoding CPBP family intramembrane glutamic endopeptidase; the protein is MSTGLPAATPYHRLFRTSAGYAWWRPLAAAGLLVVFTGVASVVLAVLWMAAALISGDVDLEILRSPAALTAHLTDVSNPLSLLFLLANLAVLLPLVPLSLLCVGLRPLGMRHSVAFRVRWRWMLACVVPALVVTLVSIGVSFVPALFGQPLPAPVPVEAGRLVVLLILVVLLAPLQSAAEEYIFRGLAMQAIGAWVRPVWVAIVVSTVIFTAGHVQYELWGMLSVAVMGAGFAIVTWRTGGLEAAIALHVINNVLSLGLLTTGLLGTTQMSSEGSTPLTPLLQAVFTAGYLLWVDRLAARRGLVRQRPVETPVQPLVG
- a CDS encoding glycine--tRNA ligase; amino-acid sequence: MATPNPLDSIISLAKRRGFVYQAGEIYGGSRSAWDYGPLGTALKENIKREWWKFMVQRRDDIVGIDSSVILPRQVWEASGHVEVFSDPLIECLNCHKRYREDHLLESYEEKKGRAPENGLADIVCDNCGTRGQWTEPRAFSGLLKTYLGPVDDEEGLHYLRPETAQGIFVNFANVLSSARMKPPFGIAQIGKSFRNEITPGNFIFRTREFEQMEMEFFVQPGTDEEWHQYWIDASYGWYRDLGIREDSLRLYEHPKEKLSHYSKRTVDVEYRFGFASGEWGELMGIANRTDFDLKTHSEHSGKDLSYFDQTTGERWVPYVIEPAFGLTRALMAFLIDAYHEDEAPNAKGGTDVRTVLRLDRRLAPVKAAVLPLSRNEQLSPVARRLADELREDWMIEFDDAGAIGRRYRRQDEIGTPFAVTVDFDTLDDQAVTVRERDSMAQERVSLDRLHGYLAERLRGA